A window of Ruminococcus champanellensis 18P13 = JCM 17042 contains these coding sequences:
- a CDS encoding ABC transporter permease — MGKFIRLVQNEYIKILKKVSTWIMLILILVVCVGYFGVSKIAEYQVKNNRYEMSEQDWKKQLNSNLTYAKETKYEGWEADVAEYQFCLDHEIFQYDWRRTAVTAVFHEVQDAAVAESLKTAIINEDWKAYFQYMLDAAPEGTEEDSWLYQYCIDHNLKPDQEDATYRLAAQLSTAKAELASMEQQKGNGVSVDANKYQKLKDNVQLYTYRLDHSITFDVSENTGWFNSGILNFWTVFSDSYRVLTFVGILMIMVCGAIVSSEFSQGTIKFLLINPAKRWKILAAKYVTAITFGYCMLLLTYLLSGLGSMLLFGTDNLGAQYFYVSSGAVKSMPGFVYILRNYMLSSVNILVMSSLAFAISSLVRNTALSVGIGMGAMLGGSLIVTILSAFRLDWARFLIFSNTDLIAISQGNSAFMGQTVGFALCVLGVHLFIFLLTAWDGFVRREV, encoded by the coding sequence TTGGGTAAGTTTATCCGACTTGTACAAAACGAGTATATCAAGATATTAAAGAAGGTAAGCACCTGGATCATGCTGATTCTGATCCTGGTGGTGTGTGTAGGCTATTTCGGCGTTTCCAAGATTGCAGAATATCAAGTGAAGAATAACCGTTACGAGATGTCCGAACAGGATTGGAAGAAACAGCTCAACAGCAATCTGACCTATGCCAAGGAGACCAAGTATGAAGGCTGGGAGGCTGACGTTGCCGAATACCAGTTCTGCCTGGATCATGAGATCTTCCAGTACGACTGGCGCAGGACGGCTGTCACCGCTGTTTTTCACGAGGTGCAGGATGCAGCCGTTGCGGAATCTCTGAAAACAGCTATCATCAACGAGGACTGGAAGGCATACTTTCAGTACATGCTGGATGCCGCTCCGGAGGGAACAGAGGAGGACAGCTGGCTGTACCAGTACTGCATCGACCACAATCTGAAGCCGGATCAGGAGGATGCCACATACCGGCTGGCGGCACAGTTGTCCACAGCCAAGGCAGAGCTTGCGTCCATGGAGCAGCAGAAGGGAAACGGCGTCAGCGTGGATGCAAACAAATACCAGAAGCTGAAGGATAATGTGCAGCTGTATACCTATCGGCTGGATCACAGCATTACCTTTGATGTGTCCGAAAATACCGGCTGGTTCAACTCCGGGATCTTGAATTTCTGGACTGTGTTCAGCGATTCCTACCGGGTGCTGACCTTTGTCGGCATATTGATGATCATGGTCTGCGGCGCCATCGTTTCCTCTGAATTTTCCCAGGGCACCATCAAGTTCCTGCTGATCAATCCGGCAAAGCGCTGGAAGATCCTTGCGGCAAAGTATGTGACCGCCATTACCTTCGGCTACTGCATGCTCCTGCTGACCTACCTGCTTTCCGGTCTCGGGTCCATGCTCCTGTTTGGCACGGATAACCTGGGGGCACAGTATTTTTACGTTTCCTCCGGTGCTGTGAAGAGCATGCCCGGATTTGTATACATCCTGCGCAATTATATGCTCAGCAGTGTGAACATTCTGGTGATGTCCAGCCTTGCCTTTGCGATCTCCTCCCTGGTGCGGAATACGGCGCTGTCCGTGGGCATCGGTATGGGTGCCATGCTGGGCGGCAGTCTGATCGTCACCATTCTCAGTGCCTTCCGTCTGGACTGGGCACGGTTCCTGATCTTCTCCAACACGGATCTGATCGCCATTTCCCAGGGGAATTCCGCCTTTATGGGACAGACAGTGGGCTTTGCCCTGTGTGTTCTGGGCGTGCATCTGTTCATCTTCCTGCTGACCGCATGGGATGGTTTCGTGCGCCGGGAGGTGTGA
- a CDS encoding 2-hydroxyacyl-CoA dehydratase, with protein MAEHAKFTEEMKKTHTILVPNMLPVHFKLFISMFEQYGYHMELLETSSRAVVDEGLKNVHNDTCYPALLVIGQFLEALKSGRYDVNRVALLITQTGGGCRASNYIHLLRKAVEREFPQVPVISLNFSGLEKDSAFKVTPPMFLKLLYGVLYGDLLMSLYNQCKPYELERDATDRCLAKWQKRLEESFANGGYLHTGRNYRAILEDFAKLERSKVKKIRVGIVGEIYVKYSPLANNDLEKFLLSEGCEPVVPALLEFVMYCAAGTVVDAKLYDHTTNMTRLYRLGYKLIYSRLKQQIRIVKQHGVFDPPHDFEEVRRAADEYISQGVSMGEGWLIPAEMAMLAKSGTKNIICAQPFGCLPNHIVAKGMSRAIKQKHPDANIVAIDYDPGATRVNQENRIKLMLSNAKQG; from the coding sequence TGTTCATCAGCATGTTCGAGCAGTACGGCTATCATATGGAACTGCTGGAGACCTCCAGCCGAGCCGTGGTGGATGAGGGATTAAAGAACGTGCACAACGATACCTGCTACCCGGCGCTGCTGGTCATCGGTCAGTTTTTGGAGGCGCTGAAAAGCGGCAGATATGATGTGAACCGGGTGGCACTGCTGATTACCCAGACCGGCGGCGGCTGTCGGGCATCCAACTACATCCACCTGCTGCGAAAGGCGGTGGAACGGGAATTCCCCCAGGTGCCGGTGATCTCCTTGAATTTCAGTGGGCTGGAAAAGGATTCCGCATTCAAGGTCACGCCCCCCATGTTCCTGAAGCTGCTGTACGGCGTGCTGTACGGGGATCTGCTGATGTCCCTGTACAACCAGTGCAAACCCTATGAGCTGGAACGGGATGCCACAGACCGGTGCCTTGCCAAGTGGCAGAAACGGCTGGAGGAATCCTTTGCAAACGGCGGATATCTGCACACCGGCAGGAACTACAGGGCGATCCTGGAGGACTTTGCAAAGCTGGAACGCAGCAAGGTGAAGAAGATCCGGGTGGGCATCGTAGGCGAGATCTATGTGAAGTACTCCCCCCTTGCCAACAACGATCTGGAGAAATTCCTGCTGTCGGAGGGCTGTGAACCGGTGGTGCCGGCTCTGCTGGAGTTTGTCATGTACTGTGCGGCAGGCACTGTGGTGGACGCCAAGCTGTACGATCACACCACCAATATGACCCGGCTGTACCGGCTGGGATACAAGCTGATCTACAGCCGCCTCAAGCAGCAGATCCGGATCGTGAAGCAGCACGGGGTATTTGATCCTCCCCACGACTTTGAGGAGGTGCGCCGGGCGGCGGACGAGTACATCAGCCAGGGGGTATCCATGGGCGAGGGCTGGCTGATCCCGGCGGAGATGGCGATGCTGGCGAAATCCGGCACGAAAAACATCATCTGCGCCCAGCCCTTCGGCTGTCTGCCCAATCACATTGTGGCAAAGGGCATGTCCCGTGCCATCAAGCAGAAGCATCCGGACGCCAATATCGTTGCCATTGACTACGATCCGGGGGCAACCCGGGTCAACCAGGAAAACCGGATCAAGCTGATGCTGTCCAATGCGAAACAGGGATGA
- a CDS encoding PaaI family thioesterase yields the protein MENKSLAQVRELFQDDRFATLNGAQITEIGDHFAKCELELEERHRNALGAVMGGATFTLADFAFAVASNWEKPGTVSLSSNITYLGGVKGSRLIAEAHRVKDGRTTCYYQVTVTDELGTQVAAVTVTGYHTA from the coding sequence ATGGAAAACAAATCGCTGGCTCAGGTACGGGAATTGTTCCAGGATGATCGGTTCGCCACCCTCAATGGAGCACAGATCACCGAGATCGGGGATCATTTTGCCAAATGCGAACTGGAACTGGAGGAGCGGCACCGGAATGCCCTGGGGGCTGTCATGGGCGGTGCCACCTTCACGCTGGCGGATTTCGCCTTTGCTGTGGCATCCAACTGGGAAAAGCCAGGCACCGTGTCCCTCAGCAGCAATATCACCTATCTGGGAGGCGTGAAGGGCAGCCGGCTCATTGCCGAAGCCCACAGAGTCAAGGACGGCAGGACAACCTGCTATTACCAGGTCACAGTGACGGATGAGCTTGGCACCCAGGTAGCGGCAGTTACAGTGACAGGCTATCACACAGCATAA
- a CDS encoding VOC family protein, whose translation MRLDGFGLFVRDMGRMIRFYRDVLGFEIREDEDTSNVYLIKDGTLFLLYGRDDFERMTHRRYEYIKGLNGHSELALYVGTFQEVDEQFRRVVALGATPVLEPETEPWGQRTCYIADPEGNLIEIGSFNKPFAR comes from the coding sequence ATGCGACTGGACGGATTCGGACTGTTTGTACGGGATATGGGACGGATGATCCGGTTTTACCGGGATGTGCTGGGCTTTGAGATCCGGGAGGATGAGGATACCAGCAACGTATACCTCATCAAGGACGGCACCCTGTTCCTGCTGTACGGCAGGGATGATTTTGAGCGCATGACCCATCGGCGGTATGAATACATCAAGGGACTGAACGGGCATTCCGAACTGGCTCTGTATGTGGGCACCTTCCAGGAGGTGGACGAGCAGTTCCGCCGGGTGGTAGCACTGGGGGCTACGCCGGTACTGGAGCCGGAAACGGAGCCATGGGGACAGCGCACCTGTTATATCGCAGACCCGGAGGGAAACCTCATCGAGATCGGCTCCTTCAACAAGCCCTTTGCACGGTAA
- the metF gene encoding methylenetetrahydrofolate reductase [NAD(P)H] has product MKTCELFRDHTVLSFEIFPPKPTSPEDTIYRTLDGLRDLHPDFISVTFGAGGGANNQKSLEIASAVKHQYGIESVAHLPGINLTRSEVLTMLEQMQQQGIENILALRGDVLPDTQPRGEFRHADELISFIREHGDFNILAACYPEGHTESPDTVTDLRNLKRKVDAGANQLVTQLFLDNRYFYEFREKAELVGIHVPIEAGIMPVTNKKQIERMVQLCGVHLPDKFMKVMNRYEHQPEALQDAGIAYAIDQIVDLITQGVDGIHLYTMNKPYVARRIYEAVHRLLYA; this is encoded by the coding sequence ATGAAAACCTGCGAATTGTTCCGGGATCATACGGTGCTGTCCTTTGAGATCTTTCCGCCCAAGCCCACCTCTCCGGAGGACACCATTTACCGGACTCTGGACGGACTGCGGGATCTGCACCCGGATTTTATCAGCGTCACCTTCGGCGCAGGCGGCGGTGCCAATAACCAGAAATCCCTGGAGATCGCCTCTGCGGTAAAGCATCAGTACGGCATCGAAAGCGTTGCCCATCTGCCGGGCATCAACCTGACCCGGTCGGAGGTGCTCACCATGCTGGAGCAGATGCAGCAGCAGGGCATCGAAAACATTCTGGCACTGCGGGGGGATGTGCTGCCGGATACCCAGCCCAGGGGTGAATTCCGCCATGCGGACGAGCTGATCTCCTTTATCCGGGAACATGGGGATTTCAACATCCTTGCAGCCTGCTATCCGGAGGGACATACGGAAAGCCCGGATACGGTAACGGATCTGCGGAACCTGAAGCGCAAGGTGGATGCAGGTGCCAACCAGTTGGTGACGCAGTTGTTTCTGGATAACCGGTATTTCTACGAATTCCGGGAAAAGGCGGAGCTGGTGGGGATCCATGTGCCCATCGAAGCCGGGATCATGCCGGTTACCAACAAGAAGCAGATTGAGCGCATGGTGCAGCTATGCGGGGTGCATCTGCCGGATAAGTTCATGAAGGTCATGAACCGGTATGAGCATCAGCCGGAGGCATTGCAGGACGCAGGCATTGCCTACGCCATTGACCAGATCGTGGATCTGATTACCCAGGGGGTGGACGGGATCCACCTGTACACCATGAACAAGCCCTATGTGGCACGGCGGATCTATGAGGCTGTCCACCGGCTGCTGTATGCGTAA
- the pfkB gene encoding 1-phosphofructokinase, with protein sequence MIYTVTFNPSLDYVVHVPRFSEGIVNRTVREQLYPGGKGINVSLMLRNLGVESMALGFVAGSTGESITRFLQEKGCRTDFITLPEGMSRINVKLKSEQETEINGQGPYITEDAIQALYEKLDKLKIGDVLVLGGSIPHTLPSDMYERILARLYGRGISTAVDATGELLLRVLKYHPFLIKPNETELAELCCRVPQSDEELVCCARELQAQGARNVLLSLAERGGMLVTEQGEIHRLYAPYGETVNSVGAGDSMVAGFLAGFMQCGDYYEAFRTGIAAGSATAFSEWIADEMLVRQLMQRIK encoded by the coding sequence TTGATTTATACAGTTACATTTAACCCATCTCTGGATTATGTGGTGCATGTGCCCCGCTTTTCCGAAGGCATCGTGAACCGAACCGTGCGGGAGCAGCTGTACCCCGGAGGGAAGGGCATCAACGTGTCCCTGATGCTCCGGAATCTGGGCGTGGAGAGCATGGCGCTGGGCTTTGTTGCAGGCAGCACCGGGGAATCCATCACCCGGTTTTTACAGGAAAAGGGCTGCCGGACGGACTTTATCACCCTGCCGGAGGGCATGAGCCGGATCAACGTGAAGCTGAAATCCGAGCAGGAAACCGAGATCAACGGACAGGGGCCATACATTACAGAGGATGCGATCCAGGCACTGTACGAAAAGCTGGATAAGCTGAAAATCGGAGACGTGCTGGTACTGGGCGGAAGCATCCCCCACACCCTGCCCTCGGATATGTACGAGCGGATCCTGGCACGGCTCTACGGCAGAGGAATCTCCACTGCGGTGGATGCCACGGGAGAATTGCTGCTGCGGGTGCTGAAATATCACCCCTTCCTCATCAAGCCCAACGAAACCGAACTGGCAGAGCTTTGCTGCCGGGTGCCCCAGTCCGACGAGGAGCTGGTATGCTGCGCCAGGGAATTACAGGCGCAGGGGGCACGGAACGTACTGCTGTCCCTGGCGGAGCGGGGCGGCATGCTGGTAACGGAGCAGGGGGAGATCCACCGGCTCTATGCCCCCTACGGCGAAACCGTCAATTCCGTCGGTGCCGGGGACTCCATGGTCGCCGGTTTCCTGGCAGGATTTATGCAGTGCGGAGATTATTACGAAGCCTTCCGCACGGGCATTGCCGCCGGAAGCGCCACCGCATTCAGTGAGTGGATCGCTGACGAAATGCTGGTGCGTCAGCTAATGCAGAGAATCAAATAA
- the ychF gene encoding redox-regulated ATPase YchF, translating to MKLGMVGLPNVGKSTLFNALTNAGAESANYPFCTIEKNVGIVSVPDERLDKLAEMYHPEKFTPATLEFVDIAGLVKGASKGEGLGNKFLADIREVDAIVHVVRCFENIDIIHVDGEINPARDIETINLELIFSDIEMLERRIDRAKKASKGDKKYLAEVDFLERLKAFMEEGHSARAFDFTEDELEMLKSTPLLSAKPVIYAANLCEADFVHNIDTNPHYKKVCEIAEAEHSAVLPICAQMEAEISDMSDEDKKLFLSELGLEVSGLGRIIQEGYSLLGLISYLTAGQPEVRAWTIKKGTKAPQAAGKIHTDFEKGFIRAEVVSFDDLMACGTMAAAKEKGLVRLEGKDYVMQDGDIVLFRFNV from the coding sequence ATGAAATTAGGTATGGTTGGTCTTCCCAACGTGGGAAAAAGTACATTGTTCAACGCCCTGACCAATGCAGGAGCGGAGTCGGCAAATTACCCCTTTTGCACCATCGAGAAGAATGTTGGCATCGTATCTGTGCCGGATGAGCGGCTGGATAAGCTGGCGGAAATGTATCATCCGGAAAAGTTCACCCCGGCAACTCTGGAATTCGTGGACATTGCCGGGCTGGTAAAGGGAGCCTCCAAGGGGGAGGGACTGGGCAACAAGTTCCTGGCAGATATCCGGGAGGTGGATGCCATTGTACATGTGGTACGATGCTTTGAAAATATCGACATCATTCATGTGGACGGAGAGATCAACCCGGCAAGGGACATTGAAACCATCAACCTGGAGCTGATCTTCTCGGACATTGAAATGCTGGAGCGGCGCATCGACCGGGCAAAGAAGGCCTCCAAGGGGGATAAGAAGTACCTGGCAGAGGTGGACTTCCTGGAGCGGCTGAAGGCATTTATGGAGGAGGGACATTCCGCCCGTGCCTTTGATTTTACAGAGGATGAACTGGAAATGCTCAAGTCCACGCCCCTGCTGTCCGCAAAGCCGGTGATCTATGCTGCAAATCTTTGCGAAGCGGATTTTGTGCATAATATCGATACAAATCCGCATTATAAGAAGGTATGCGAAATTGCCGAAGCGGAGCATTCCGCCGTTCTGCCCATCTGCGCACAGATGGAGGCGGAGATCTCGGATATGAGCGATGAGGACAAGAAACTGTTCCTGTCGGAGCTTGGGCTGGAGGTTTCCGGTCTGGGACGGATCATCCAGGAGGGCTATTCCCTGCTGGGGCTGATCTCCTACCTGACCGCCGGTCAGCCGGAGGTACGGGCATGGACCATCAAGAAGGGCACCAAGGCGCCCCAGGCAGCCGGCAAGATCCACACGGATTTTGAAAAGGGCTTCATCCGGGCAGAGGTGGTTTCCTTTGACGATCTGATGGCGTGCGGCACCATGGCTGCCGCCAAGGAAAAGGGACTGGTACGGCTGGAAGGCAAGGATTATGTGATGCAGGACGGAGATATCGTGCTGTTCCGCTTCAACGTATAA
- a CDS encoding RICIN domain-containing protein produces MKGFLRMGRSLLLSLTLLAAWMLPLFGDAALPAAAASVDYPVQLMNIAAKDNSSVLTAGGTGDGAAVLPKAPGKDLTLSWRFDRVGKDSVGTFFKLVNAASGRLLTPAGYQVSAGTSVILYGSESAKSQHWYVIPVQQDRLGNDLYYKIVNYSDTSLALTRGASGMSLASYTGADNQLFLLNADGLQGFAGYCQDDNTGKVKAADIGGLFGEVVEVSTFADLKKYATADEPYTIVVTADLKVTSLQKDSSGRYYCPDGRIYVHSNKTIIGSYNAHTLYNVQFCTATKHGVGNNIIIKNFDLQHDAESNGNDSIVVYFGSGQNLWVDHCTFTGHAAVNTASTGLEDWDKFLACCYDADYCSVSDSSFGLHEYGLILGYPADDENSYKTYNNFPRMSLLGNRFTNTITRGPGLMRYGYFHSMNNYVNTFSMAYTVHTACKIYAENCYYDGGSIKGNVICDWNSVTYPGSYAESGSKFVNCKRTTIEGQAQNCTWRPNKNYSYVTLSADQAKTYCESYTGCQTSKNNMMYLRYGTKGIPSAGYTESPSAPTAASFPEGAAYRIKNVNSGLYMQVAGGKAENGANVQQWGTDGTSVHDVWKLYSAGDGYYYIVSALGDGASFVLDVAGKKADNGANLDIYQYNGGTNQQFMFTANGSGSYKLRTRISGDASAVEVANGDTGSGANVQQWQINGAACQDWILEEAADPGCKMDVSLIYGFENENSGQMMEIANASMQDGANVQQYPSNGLDCQKWVLTAYGSGNLYYIRSAQDDSFALRAESGENGGNLSIAPFAAKSDAQLFRFVKNLNGSYSILTHASAEACLVETGYASKENGANVQQWENTSNGCQRWLLHTEAKPVRGDVNRDGSLSVADLVLVQRWLTRVPDMTLADWKAADLTGDGILTGADLVLLRQALRTA; encoded by the coding sequence ATGAAAGGCTTTTTGCGCATGGGACGGAGTCTGCTTCTGTCCCTGACTCTGCTGGCGGCATGGATGCTGCCTCTGTTCGGAGACGCTGCACTGCCCGCAGCCGCAGCATCCGTGGATTATCCGGTACAGCTAATGAATATTGCCGCCAAGGACAACAGCTCCGTGCTCACTGCCGGCGGTACGGGGGACGGTGCTGCCGTACTGCCCAAGGCACCGGGCAAGGATCTGACCCTCTCCTGGCGATTTGACCGGGTGGGGAAGGATTCGGTGGGCACCTTCTTCAAGCTGGTGAATGCAGCATCCGGCAGGCTGCTGACCCCCGCCGGGTACCAGGTCAGCGCCGGCACCAGCGTGATCCTGTATGGCAGCGAGTCTGCCAAGTCCCAGCACTGGTATGTGATCCCGGTGCAGCAGGATCGGCTGGGAAATGATCTGTATTACAAGATCGTGAATTATTCGGACACCTCCCTGGCGCTGACCCGGGGTGCCTCCGGCATGTCTCTGGCATCCTACACGGGAGCGGACAATCAGCTGTTCCTGCTGAACGCAGACGGTCTCCAGGGCTTTGCAGGCTACTGCCAGGACGACAACACCGGAAAGGTAAAGGCGGCAGACATCGGCGGCCTGTTCGGAGAAGTGGTGGAGGTGTCCACCTTTGCGGATCTGAAAAAATATGCCACCGCTGACGAACCCTACACCATTGTAGTGACCGCAGACCTGAAGGTCACCTCCCTCCAGAAGGACTCCTCTGGCAGGTACTACTGCCCGGACGGCAGGATCTATGTACACAGCAACAAAACCATCATCGGCAGCTACAACGCCCATACCCTGTATAACGTTCAGTTCTGCACCGCCACGAAACATGGCGTAGGCAATAACATTATCATCAAGAATTTTGATTTGCAGCACGATGCGGAATCCAACGGCAACGATTCCATCGTGGTGTATTTCGGCTCCGGTCAGAATCTCTGGGTGGATCACTGCACCTTTACAGGCCATGCAGCCGTGAACACCGCCTCCACCGGTCTGGAGGACTGGGACAAATTCCTTGCCTGCTGCTATGATGCGGACTATTGCTCCGTATCCGACAGCAGCTTCGGACTCCATGAATACGGACTGATCTTGGGATATCCGGCGGACGATGAAAACTCCTACAAAACCTACAACAATTTTCCCCGCATGTCCCTGCTGGGCAACCGGTTCACCAACACCATTACCCGGGGACCCGGACTGATGCGGTACGGCTACTTCCACTCCATGAACAACTATGTAAACACCTTCAGCATGGCGTACACCGTACACACCGCCTGCAAGATCTATGCGGAAAACTGCTACTATGACGGAGGCTCCATCAAGGGCAACGTGATCTGTGACTGGAACTCGGTGACGTATCCCGGCTCCTATGCAGAATCCGGCTCCAAATTCGTCAACTGCAAGCGAACCACCATTGAGGGGCAGGCACAGAACTGCACCTGGCGGCCAAACAAGAACTACAGCTATGTGACCCTGTCCGCCGACCAGGCAAAGACCTACTGCGAAAGCTATACCGGCTGTCAGACCTCCAAAAACAATATGATGTACCTCCGGTACGGCACCAAGGGCATTCCCAGTGCCGGGTATACGGAATCTCCCAGCGCTCCTACGGCGGCATCCTTCCCGGAGGGGGCTGCATACCGGATCAAGAACGTAAACTCCGGCCTGTATATGCAGGTAGCAGGGGGCAAGGCAGAAAACGGTGCCAATGTACAGCAATGGGGCACGGACGGCACCTCCGTGCATGACGTATGGAAGCTGTACAGCGCCGGAGACGGCTATTATTACATTGTATCCGCCCTTGGGGACGGAGCATCCTTTGTACTGGATGTGGCAGGAAAGAAGGCTGACAACGGCGCCAACCTGGATATCTATCAGTACAACGGCGGCACCAATCAGCAGTTTATGTTCACCGCCAATGGAAGCGGCAGCTATAAGCTCCGCACCCGGATCAGTGGGGATGCCTCCGCAGTGGAGGTTGCCAACGGGGATACCGGATCCGGCGCCAATGTGCAGCAGTGGCAGATCAACGGCGCTGCCTGCCAGGACTGGATCCTGGAGGAGGCAGCGGATCCGGGCTGCAAGATGGATGTCAGCCTGATCTACGGCTTTGAAAATGAGAACTCCGGACAGATGATGGAAATCGCCAACGCCTCCATGCAGGATGGGGCAAACGTACAGCAGTATCCCTCCAACGGGCTGGATTGCCAGAAGTGGGTACTGACAGCCTACGGCTCCGGGAATTTGTACTACATCCGCTCCGCCCAGGATGACAGCTTTGCGCTCCGGGCAGAAAGCGGCGAAAACGGCGGCAATCTGAGCATTGCGCCCTTTGCGGCGAAAAGCGATGCCCAGCTGTTCCGGTTCGTGAAGAATCTGAACGGCTCCTACAGCATTCTGACTCACGCTTCCGCAGAAGCATGCCTGGTGGAGACCGGGTATGCCTCCAAGGAGAATGGTGCCAATGTACAGCAGTGGGAAAACACCTCCAACGGCTGTCAGCGGTGGCTGCTGCATACAGAGGCAAAACCCGTCCGGGGAGACGTGAACCGGGACGGCAGCCTGTCCGTGGCAGATCTGGTGCTGGTACAGCGGTGGCTCACCAGAGTGCCGGATATGACCCTGGCGGACTGGAAGGCGGCAGATCTCACCGGGGACGGCATACTCACCGGGGCAGACCTTGTACTGCTGCGGCAGGCACTGCGAACAGCGTGA
- a CDS encoding enhanced serine sensitivity protein SseB C-terminal domain-containing protein — protein MAEEEKKTPEGQQPEQPEQQAQPTRPAPITNPKLLEAIAQFKSETNRVNEIKFLQEMLNARYLVPVIMETPPNETMKPGERVSTRVAFQMLTNDKNEKFIPAFTDQDELVKNTVQPRHQVAVLTVRDFAMVFSQNPICKGFVINPFGDNMCLTREQLENLFQHARQVPRQQDGKVLVGGAPSLSSQVDMAMNNLKKEKEMEAYIRAAKETEARKAAEAEESEDKPKIQQTVNPVSAAEKPQELIDALSRYLKKQKGVKRAYLQLMLGEQPHYLIAAECDDDRAAVFAAIKAEAGTYTDLAVKVVDVASDSAKDLVSGEKPFYEKKRFGLFS, from the coding sequence ATGGCAGAAGAAGAAAAGAAGACCCCGGAGGGGCAGCAGCCGGAGCAGCCTGAACAGCAGGCGCAGCCTACCCGCCCCGCACCGATCACCAATCCCAAGCTGCTGGAGGCGATTGCCCAGTTCAAGAGCGAAACCAACCGGGTCAATGAGATCAAATTCCTCCAGGAAATGCTCAATGCCCGCTATCTGGTGCCCGTAATCATGGAGACGCCCCCCAACGAGACCATGAAGCCCGGGGAGAGAGTATCCACCCGTGTGGCGTTCCAGATGCTGACCAACGATAAGAACGAGAAGTTCATTCCTGCCTTTACCGACCAGGACGAGCTGGTGAAGAATACCGTGCAGCCCCGGCATCAGGTTGCTGTGCTGACTGTCCGGGATTTCGCCATGGTCTTTTCCCAGAATCCCATCTGCAAGGGCTTTGTCATCAACCCCTTCGGGGACAATATGTGCCTGACCCGGGAGCAGCTGGAGAATCTGTTCCAGCATGCAAGACAGGTGCCCCGGCAGCAGGATGGAAAGGTGCTGGTAGGCGGTGCCCCCAGTCTTTCCAGCCAGGTTGACATGGCAATGAACAACCTGAAGAAGGAAAAGGAAATGGAGGCTTACATCCGTGCTGCCAAGGAGACTGAGGCAAGAAAGGCTGCCGAGGCAGAGGAATCCGAAGATAAGCCCAAGATTCAGCAGACGGTCAATCCGGTTTCTGCGGCTGAAAAGCCCCAGGAGCTGATCGATGCTCTGAGTCGGTATCTGAAGAAGCAGAAGGGTGTGAAGCGTGCATACCTGCAGCTGATGCTGGGAGAGCAGCCCCATTATCTGATCGCTGCGGAATGTGATGACGACCGTGCAGCAGTATTCGCCGCCATCAAGGCAGAGGCTGGCACATACACTGACCTTGCGGTCAAGGTGGTGGATGTGGCTTCCGATTCTGCAAAGGATCTGGTCAGCGGTGAAAAGCCCTTCTACGAAAAGAAGCGGTTCGGTCTGTTCAGCTGA